Proteins co-encoded in one Medicago truncatula cultivar Jemalong A17 chromosome 8, MtrunA17r5.0-ANR, whole genome shotgun sequence genomic window:
- the LOC11409843 gene encoding kunitz type trypsin inhibitor 106 precursor, with the protein MSMRLSIRTLIILAHVCLFITTTTIAQFVLDTVGEPVEGDEEYFIRPVITNKGGRSTMVSRNESCPLHVGLELTGLGRGLVVKFTPFAPHHDFDDVRVNRDLRITFQASSSCVQSTEWRLGEKDTKSGRRLIITGTDSATNGSYGNFFRIVETPLEGMYNIQWCPTEVCPSCKFECGTVDMLNENGKILLALDGGPLPLVFQKE; encoded by the coding sequence ATGTCAATGAGATTATCTATTAGAACCCTCATTATTCTTGCTCATGTGTGTCTCTTTATAACGACAACAACAATAGCTCAGTTTGTCTTGGACACAGTCGGAGAACCCGTTGAAGGCGACGAAGAATACTTCATCCGTCCAGTTATCACAAACAAAGGAGGACGTTCCACTATGGTCAGCAGAAATGAATCATGCCCTTTACATGTTGGTCTTGAGCTCACTGGCTTAGGACGCGGGCTGGTTGTCAAATTCACACCATTTGCTCCCCATCATGACTTCGACGATGTTAGGGTTAACAGAGACTTGAGAATAACATTCCAAGCTTCATCAAGTTGTGTACAATCAACAGAATGGAGATTAGGTGAGAAAGACACCAAGAGTGGAAGAAGGTTGATTATCACTGGGACAGATAGTGCTACCAATGGATCATATGGTAACTTCTTTAGGATTGTAGAGACCCCACTTGAAGGTATGTATAATATACAATGGTGTCCTACAGAGGTATGTCCAAGTTGTAAATTTGAATGTGGAACTGTTGATATGTTGAATGAGAATGGTAAGATTTTGTTGGCCCTAGATGGTGGTCCCCTCCCTCTTGTTTTCCAGaaagaataa